A single Arachnia propionica DNA region contains:
- a CDS encoding ATP-binding protein, with the protein MRIHRITLRNYRGTVERTLEFRDGVTVVEGRNEVGKSTLVEALRHLRLHKASTSRKEVRDTQPVGRDVGPEAEVELSTGEYHLTYCKRWLKGKKTELNITAPHPEKLSGDDAHERFLQVVAETTDDGLFEALEVAQGNSLGQANLARLPALRRALDGAGPSTGEHDALLEAVEKEYLRYFTPTGKPTGDYAQGQKDLEALTEKTRLLEVASQEIDSLTEKHEKAVAARDAKKKRLGQARQQETEFVEESRLLDELRQRVERAAARVAEADAARETAERLAREREDARVRVRELDATLAETLTGIERTRQRASSAQDALAFRAKEARNAEEEEGVLRARLRGIDNRVRQARDVAELEALKERLERLTEAERRLHEAATVLNANTIDDETCRMLEKLEVTARITRETWETRAARVAIEVADTILLDGEALESGVHGPIPVKAPVVVEIPGHAKITVFPGDGTDDVERRAREAENALIEALASHGVPDVVAARVMAGENDRAGRERDAANETIRMILGDENDAELRARAEALAESVGDVDVGELVGAEEERSEVAAAVEAAGDRTAGARVALESARTTQQETREDLIRGETELRSLEARRDDAASRLEAARAGVPDEKIGAAVTEAVAALEKCVAEKNAADEELELADAAGLEARLGNARAVVTRLTKECGDLDEELTRLSALLDDRLAGDTYDRLSEARARLEQAEARQASRQRAADAVDLLRKTLNRHRAEAQLRYVAPFRERIESLGRLVFGPDLAVEVTPELNIASRTLAGETVPFQSLSSGAREQLSLLGRLACAQLVQPGEGVPLIIDDALGFADPERLARLGVVLNRVGDGVQTIILTCQPERFDQIGGAHVIRL; encoded by the coding sequence ATGAGGATTCACCGGATCACCCTGCGGAACTACCGCGGCACCGTGGAACGCACCCTGGAGTTCCGCGACGGCGTCACCGTGGTCGAGGGCCGCAACGAGGTGGGAAAATCCACCCTGGTCGAGGCGCTTCGGCACCTTCGTCTCCACAAGGCCAGCACGAGCCGGAAAGAGGTCCGTGACACCCAGCCGGTGGGACGGGATGTCGGCCCCGAAGCCGAAGTGGAGCTCAGCACCGGCGAATACCACCTCACCTACTGCAAACGATGGCTCAAGGGAAAGAAGACCGAGCTGAACATCACGGCCCCGCACCCCGAGAAACTGAGCGGGGACGATGCTCACGAGCGTTTCCTCCAGGTCGTCGCGGAGACCACGGACGACGGGCTTTTCGAGGCACTCGAGGTGGCGCAGGGCAACTCCTTGGGACAGGCCAACCTGGCCCGGCTGCCCGCGCTCCGCAGGGCGTTGGACGGGGCCGGCCCTTCGACCGGGGAACACGACGCCCTCCTGGAGGCCGTCGAGAAGGAATACCTCCGGTACTTCACCCCCACGGGCAAGCCGACCGGGGACTATGCCCAGGGACAGAAGGACCTGGAAGCCCTGACCGAGAAAACGCGGCTCCTCGAAGTGGCAAGCCAAGAGATCGATTCCCTGACCGAGAAACATGAAAAGGCCGTCGCCGCTCGTGACGCCAAGAAGAAACGCCTGGGGCAGGCGCGCCAGCAGGAGACGGAGTTCGTCGAGGAGAGCAGGCTCCTCGACGAACTCCGCCAACGCGTGGAGCGGGCGGCCGCACGGGTTGCGGAGGCCGATGCGGCCCGGGAAACTGCGGAGAGGCTGGCACGCGAACGGGAGGATGCCAGGGTGCGGGTCCGAGAACTCGACGCCACCCTCGCGGAGACCCTGACCGGAATCGAACGGACACGGCAGCGGGCGAGCAGCGCGCAGGATGCCCTGGCGTTCCGCGCCAAGGAGGCGCGGAACGCGGAGGAAGAAGAAGGAGTTCTCAGGGCACGGCTGCGTGGGATCGACAACCGTGTCCGGCAGGCCCGTGACGTGGCGGAGCTTGAAGCCCTGAAGGAGCGGTTGGAACGCCTCACGGAAGCAGAACGACGGCTGCATGAAGCTGCGACGGTCCTGAACGCCAACACCATCGACGACGAGACCTGCCGCATGCTGGAGAAACTCGAGGTCACGGCGCGGATCACCCGGGAGACCTGGGAGACCAGGGCGGCAAGGGTCGCCATCGAGGTGGCGGACACGATCCTCCTGGACGGAGAAGCCCTCGAATCCGGAGTCCACGGCCCGATTCCGGTCAAGGCCCCTGTCGTCGTCGAGATCCCCGGCCACGCGAAAATTACGGTTTTTCCCGGCGACGGGACCGACGACGTGGAACGCAGGGCCAGGGAAGCCGAGAACGCCCTGATCGAGGCGCTGGCGAGCCACGGCGTCCCCGACGTCGTTGCGGCCCGGGTGATGGCGGGGGAGAACGACCGGGCTGGGCGGGAGCGGGATGCCGCCAATGAGACCATCCGGATGATCCTCGGGGACGAGAACGACGCCGAGCTGCGGGCCCGCGCCGAGGCGCTGGCCGAATCCGTGGGGGACGTGGACGTCGGGGAACTGGTCGGCGCGGAGGAGGAACGCTCCGAGGTCGCCGCGGCCGTCGAGGCGGCCGGGGACCGGACGGCCGGCGCGCGCGTGGCGCTGGAATCCGCGCGGACCACACAGCAAGAGACACGGGAGGACCTGATCCGCGGGGAGACCGAACTGCGCAGCCTCGAGGCCCGCAGAGATGACGCCGCGTCAAGGCTCGAGGCCGCGCGGGCCGGGGTCCCGGACGAAAAAATAGGGGCGGCCGTGACCGAGGCCGTCGCTGCCCTCGAGAAGTGTGTCGCCGAAAAGAACGCAGCGGACGAGGAACTTGAACTCGCCGATGCTGCCGGCCTGGAAGCTCGTCTCGGGAACGCCCGCGCGGTGGTGACCCGGCTGACGAAGGAGTGCGGGGACCTGGATGAGGAACTGACCAGGCTATCCGCGCTGCTCGACGACCGGCTGGCCGGGGATACCTACGACAGGCTGTCCGAGGCCCGCGCCCGGCTGGAACAGGCGGAGGCGCGTCAGGCCTCCCGGCAGCGCGCGGCCGACGCGGTGGACCTGCTCAGAAAAACGCTGAACCGTCACCGTGCCGAGGCCCAGCTACGCTACGTCGCCCCGTTCCGGGAGCGCATCGAATCCCTGGGGCGACTCGTTTTCGGCCCGGACCTGGCGGTCGAGGTGACCCCGGAACTCAACATCGCATCCCGCACCCTGGCAGGTGAGACGGTGCCCTTCCAGTCGTTGTCCAGCGGGGCCCGCGAGCAGCTCTCCCTGCTCGGCCGGCTGGCCTGCGCGCAGCTCGTCCAACCCGGTGAGGGGGTGCCCCTGATCATCGATGACGCGCTCGGGTTCGCCGATCCCGAGCGTCTGGCGCGCTTGGGAGTGGTGCTGAACCGTGTCGGGGACGGCGTCCAGACGATCATCCTCACCTGCCAGCCAGAACGTTTCGACCAGATCGGAGGTGCGCACGTGATACGCCTCTGA
- a CDS encoding TetR/AcrR family transcriptional regulator, translating into MAGLRQRKKQAAMRHIQHTAFALFEEKGFDNVTVEQVAEAADVSQSSVYRYFGTKEGLVFRDEYDDAVFGMILAELESGATVLGALDKGMGGMIEEHFHHDRDITLARTKLWASHEGIRAAVGLYLTKLSERVVEAVVTGGRYDEMEARFIVAALLNGMLSATLSWQKAGASRPLEEYMDRGLSALARVFRED; encoded by the coding sequence GTGGCAGGACTCAGACAGCGCAAAAAACAGGCCGCCATGCGGCACATCCAGCACACGGCTTTCGCCTTGTTCGAGGAGAAGGGTTTCGACAACGTCACGGTCGAGCAGGTGGCCGAAGCGGCCGATGTGTCGCAGTCGAGCGTCTACCGCTACTTCGGGACCAAGGAAGGGCTCGTGTTCCGGGACGAGTACGACGACGCGGTCTTCGGGATGATACTGGCGGAGCTCGAATCCGGGGCGACGGTCCTGGGTGCTCTCGACAAGGGCATGGGCGGCATGATCGAGGAACACTTCCACCACGACCGCGACATCACCTTGGCCAGGACGAAGCTGTGGGCGTCGCACGAGGGCATCCGGGCGGCCGTCGGGCTGTACCTGACGAAACTCTCGGAGCGGGTGGTCGAGGCCGTCGTGACGGGAGGGCGTTACGACGAGATGGAAGCGCGATTCATAGTGGCAGCGCTGCTGAACGGGATGTTGTCCGCCACCTTGAGCTGGCAGAAGGCCGGGGCGTCGAGGCCCTTGGAGGAATACATGGACCGTGGGCTGTCCGCCCTGGCCCGGGTGTTCCGGGAGGACTGA
- a CDS encoding alpha/beta fold hydrolase — protein sequence MATGNRPGGLRPLGETEQAHSKVGECRLEVALAYLGAEPPGDLLDRLGQIEVPVLSIAGTEDALVGCSPVRALSDVFARGEFVAIDDCGHYPWVEQPAAFISVISGFTDSLLFWSPDEAPGDEQDQGLF from the coding sequence GTGGCAACGGGCAATCGCCCCGGCGGGTTACGCCCACTGGGGGAGACGGAGCAGGCCCACTCGAAGGTAGGGGAATGCCGGCTGGAGGTGGCCCTGGCCTATCTGGGGGCCGAGCCCCCTGGCGATCTGCTCGACCGGCTCGGCCAGATCGAGGTTCCCGTCCTGAGCATCGCAGGGACCGAGGACGCTCTGGTCGGCTGCTCACCGGTTCGTGCGTTGTCCGATGTTTTTGCCCGGGGCGAATTCGTGGCGATCGATGACTGTGGACACTACCCGTGGGTCGAACAACCCGCGGCATTCATCTCGGTGATCTCGGGTTTCACCGATTCGCTCCTGTTCTGGTCCCCCGATGAGGCACCGGGGGACGAACAGGACCAAGGTCTTTTCTGA
- a CDS encoding ArsR/SmtB family transcription factor: MNAGKPVLGSPDPEYIDLAVAVFSMLAEPTRVRIILALQDRELSVGQIAEAVDKTPTAVSQHLAKLRLARMVASRQEGQRIFYSLTNEHARQLVADALFQAEHAVDEHPAHHGRA; this comes from the coding sequence ATGAACGCAGGTAAGCCCGTCCTTGGTTCCCCCGACCCGGAGTACATCGACCTCGCCGTGGCGGTCTTCTCGATGCTGGCCGAGCCGACGAGGGTGCGCATCATCCTGGCACTGCAGGACCGTGAGCTCTCCGTCGGGCAGATCGCCGAGGCCGTCGACAAGACGCCCACCGCCGTTTCCCAGCATCTCGCCAAGCTGCGGCTGGCCCGCATGGTCGCCAGCCGCCAGGAGGGGCAGCGTATCTTCTACAGCCTCACCAACGAGCATGCCCGCCAGTTGGTGGCCGACGCCCTGTTCCAGGCCGAACACGCCGTCGACGAGCATCCGGCGCACCACGGGAGGGCATGA
- a CDS encoding ABC transporter ATP-binding protein translates to MLEDASKRFGSVQALAGLDLRVRRGTVHGFLGPNGAGKSTTIRALLGQIRLNSGRAAVFGAGPWRSAPLIHEHIAYVPGDTVLWPGLTGGECIDLMGRLQGSQDRRRRDQLIERFELDPRRRVGGYSKGNRQKVALISALATRACLLLLDEPTSGLDPVMERRFVETIREIAAEDRTILLSSHIMSEVELLCHEVTIIRAGRAIVTDSLDNLRDQARVRIGARLDRPLPDGVLPEGAVHATNDDPLRLDLSVPSDEVLPVVSALVSSAPRGLTVTPANLDDLFWQRYEGNLR, encoded by the coding sequence GTGTTGGAGGATGCGTCCAAGCGTTTCGGCAGCGTCCAGGCGCTCGCAGGCCTCGACCTGAGGGTCCGGCGCGGAACCGTGCACGGTTTCCTCGGGCCGAACGGCGCGGGAAAGTCGACCACGATCCGGGCCCTCCTGGGTCAGATCCGCCTGAACAGCGGCAGGGCCGCGGTGTTCGGGGCCGGCCCCTGGCGCTCCGCCCCGCTGATCCACGAGCACATCGCCTACGTTCCCGGCGACACCGTCCTGTGGCCCGGGCTCACGGGCGGCGAGTGCATCGACCTGATGGGGCGTCTCCAGGGCAGCCAGGACCGGAGACGACGCGACCAGTTGATCGAACGTTTCGAGCTCGATCCCCGGCGCCGGGTCGGTGGCTATTCCAAGGGCAACAGGCAAAAGGTGGCCCTGATCTCAGCCCTGGCGACCCGGGCCTGCCTGCTGCTGCTGGACGAGCCGACCTCCGGCCTGGACCCGGTGATGGAACGTCGTTTCGTGGAGACGATCCGGGAAATCGCCGCCGAGGACCGCACGATCCTGTTGAGCAGTCACATCATGAGTGAGGTGGAGTTGCTCTGCCATGAGGTGACGATCATCCGGGCCGGGCGCGCAATCGTCACCGACTCCCTCGACAATCTCAGGGACCAGGCCCGTGTGCGGATCGGGGCGCGGCTCGATCGCCCGTTGCCCGACGGGGTCCTCCCGGAGGGAGCGGTTCATGCGACGAACGACGACCCGCTGCGGCTGGATCTCTCGGTGCCGTCCGATGAGGTGTTGCCGGTCGTCTCGGCGCTCGTGTCATCGGCTCCCCGCGGGTTGACCGTAACCCCCGCGAACCTGGACGACCTGTTCTGGCAGCGCTACGAGGGGAACCTCCGATGA
- a CDS encoding cupin domain-containing protein: protein MTANPVLSYVHGVASMIEINEAATVSRTIMKAETCRAVLFSFDKDQALSEHTAAMPAVVQVLEGRLRIDADGQSVELVPGDILHFGTRLPHAVFALEPSKMLLLMLDSNEKGGKKEE from the coding sequence ATGACCGCCAATCCCGTCCTGAGCTACGTCCACGGCGTGGCCTCCATGATCGAGATCAACGAAGCCGCCACCGTTTCCCGCACCATCATGAAAGCGGAAACCTGCCGCGCGGTGCTGTTCTCCTTCGACAAGGACCAGGCGCTGAGCGAGCACACCGCCGCGATGCCCGCCGTGGTCCAGGTGCTCGAGGGACGGCTCCGCATTGACGCCGACGGGCAGAGCGTCGAACTCGTCCCCGGGGACATCCTGCACTTCGGCACCCGCCTTCCCCACGCTGTCTTCGCCCTGGAACCCAGCAAGATGCTGCTGCTGATGCTCGACTCCAACGAGAAGGGCGGCAAGAAGGAGGAGTGA
- a CDS encoding MFS transporter yields MLAALRNRAYARLFAAQVLALVGTGLLTVALGLLAVDVAGNEAGIVMGTALTIRIVAFVTISPVMSALVNRLPRTTVLVGSDAVRATMALVLPFVTEPWQIYLLIFGLQAASATFTPTFQAVIPQVLPDEDEYTAALSLSRLAYDLESLLSPALAAVLLTVMSYHNLFAGTVFGFLASIALVLWARPPAPVPDAQSPFRDRLTRGVRIFLRTPDLRALLVLNLVVACGTAMVLVNTAVLVKTRLGGDDSGVAWLLAAYGAGSMLVALILPRALKRLPDLSVMRSGAVLLPVGLALAAAAIHMPPGPVHWAALGLVWFLLGAATSLIATPSSRLLRRSAETKDQPAVFAAQFSLSHACYLVAYPAAGWLGAWLSLPAISLLLAATAATAAAASWPLARSRTP; encoded by the coding sequence ATGCTGGCCGCGCTGCGCAACCGCGCCTATGCCCGGTTGTTCGCCGCGCAGGTACTGGCCCTGGTCGGGACGGGACTGCTGACGGTGGCCCTCGGCCTGCTGGCCGTCGATGTCGCGGGGAACGAGGCCGGAATCGTCATGGGCACCGCCCTGACGATCCGCATCGTCGCATTCGTGACGATCTCGCCGGTGATGTCCGCCCTGGTGAACCGGTTGCCCCGGACCACGGTGCTGGTCGGCTCCGATGCGGTGCGCGCGACCATGGCGCTGGTCCTGCCGTTCGTCACGGAACCCTGGCAGATCTATCTGCTGATCTTCGGCCTGCAGGCCGCCTCCGCCACCTTCACGCCCACCTTCCAGGCCGTCATCCCGCAGGTCCTGCCGGATGAGGACGAGTACACGGCGGCGTTGTCGTTGTCGCGGCTGGCCTACGATCTGGAGTCGCTGCTCTCCCCCGCCCTGGCGGCCGTCCTGCTGACCGTGATGAGCTACCACAACCTGTTCGCGGGCACCGTGTTCGGTTTTCTGGCCTCGATCGCGCTGGTGCTCTGGGCGCGCCCGCCCGCCCCGGTGCCCGATGCCCAGTCCCCCTTCCGGGACCGGCTGACCCGCGGGGTTCGCATCTTCCTGCGCACACCGGATCTGCGGGCCCTGCTGGTGCTCAACCTGGTGGTTGCCTGCGGCACAGCGATGGTCCTGGTCAACACCGCCGTGCTGGTGAAGACCCGGCTGGGTGGTGACGACTCCGGGGTGGCGTGGTTGCTGGCCGCCTACGGCGCCGGGTCGATGCTGGTAGCGCTGATCCTGCCCCGGGCCCTCAAACGGCTTCCGGACCTTTCCGTGATGAGAAGCGGGGCCGTTCTGCTTCCCGTGGGCCTGGCGCTGGCCGCTGCGGCCATCCACATGCCGCCGGGTCCGGTCCACTGGGCGGCCCTGGGCCTCGTCTGGTTCCTGCTGGGGGCCGCCACGTCGCTGATCGCGACGCCTTCGTCGCGCCTGCTCCGCCGCTCGGCCGAGACAAAGGACCAGCCGGCCGTGTTCGCGGCGCAGTTCTCGCTGAGCCACGCCTGTTATCTGGTCGCTTACCCGGCCGCCGGCTGGCTGGGGGCGTGGCTGAGCCTGCCCGCCATCTCGCTTCTCCTGGCCGCCACAGCCGCCACGGCGGCCGCGGCCTCTTGGCCGCTGGCCCGCTCCCGGACACCCTAG
- a CDS encoding metallophosphoesterase family protein — MRFIATADWQLGMTAHFLDDDARARFHQARLDAVGEIGRIAARRGAGFVVVGGDVFESNQLDRSILLRAFEALRTCPVPVLLVPGNHDPLDASSIYRSRAFVDRCPSHVVVAESSEPIELVPGVEVVAAPWFSKRPEADLVAEACAALRPPAEGVTRILVGHGAVSGLNPDRDSLAAIDDAALAARIRDGLIHFAVLGDRHSLTEVAPGIWYPGTPEVTARRETDPGNILLVEISGASPRVEPIRTGRWSFTVLEEDLSSRVDVDRLIARLQELPHKERTAVWLKLRGTLSVTESARLDEELAELGTLFARLDTWERHTDLVVLPDDHDFADLGLTGFASDALRELVGLGAENATARDALSLLYRLSGGLA, encoded by the coding sequence ATGAGGTTCATCGCAACCGCAGACTGGCAACTGGGAATGACCGCCCATTTCCTGGACGACGACGCCCGCGCGCGTTTCCACCAGGCCCGGCTCGACGCCGTGGGTGAGATCGGCCGGATCGCTGCGCGGCGTGGCGCCGGTTTCGTGGTGGTCGGCGGTGACGTGTTCGAGTCGAATCAACTCGACCGCTCGATCCTCCTTCGGGCCTTCGAGGCCCTGCGCACCTGCCCGGTCCCGGTGCTGCTGGTCCCGGGCAACCACGATCCCTTGGACGCCTCCTCCATCTACCGGTCCCGGGCGTTCGTGGACAGATGCCCCTCCCACGTAGTCGTAGCGGAGAGCTCGGAGCCCATCGAGCTGGTGCCCGGGGTTGAGGTGGTTGCGGCCCCCTGGTTCTCGAAACGCCCGGAGGCCGATCTCGTGGCCGAGGCCTGCGCCGCTCTGCGGCCCCCTGCCGAGGGCGTGACCCGGATCCTGGTGGGGCACGGCGCGGTGTCCGGTCTCAACCCGGACCGGGATTCGCTGGCCGCCATCGACGATGCGGCCCTGGCTGCGCGGATCCGTGATGGCCTGATTCACTTCGCCGTCCTGGGGGACAGGCATTCCCTTACCGAGGTGGCTCCCGGGATCTGGTACCCGGGCACCCCGGAGGTGACCGCCCGCCGCGAGACCGACCCAGGCAACATCCTGCTCGTGGAGATCTCCGGCGCATCCCCGCGGGTGGAGCCGATCCGGACCGGGCGCTGGAGCTTCACCGTGCTGGAGGAGGACCTCTCCTCCCGGGTTGACGTGGACCGGCTGATCGCCCGCCTGCAGGAACTGCCCCACAAGGAACGCACCGCGGTCTGGCTGAAGTTGCGCGGCACCCTGTCGGTCACGGAATCCGCGCGGCTCGATGAGGAGCTCGCCGAACTGGGGACCCTGTTCGCCCGGCTCGACACGTGGGAACGCCACACCGATCTCGTGGTCCTCCCCGACGACCACGACTTCGCTGATCTGGGACTGACCGGTTTCGCATCCGATGCCCTGCGGGAACTGGTCGGGCTGGGTGCTGAGAACGCCACCGCACGGGATGCCCTGTCCCTGCTCTACCGGCTTTCAGGAGGCCTGGCATGA
- a CDS encoding ABC transporter permease, producing the protein MRAGSGVWALLRMQWRTTWLWLLLSPALLAALVVAIASGVKDLYGEETERMIYAETMGASPAQITMNGRGYDLNVLGGIAAYEVGFMGQLLLPLVGVLLAVRLTRAPESNGVLDLLTSTRVHRTAVPAAAFMSLVISWAVFKLGCWAGLVMLGYPATGSAGYSLAMAGFGLAWSGVGLLTAQVASTPRAANGLGLLLALAGYLTRMIVDSQDWPGVWISPMSWVVEVRPWNDLRWPPLLSLSLLAAGGAAAAILGTANRDLGSGLLPARLGRPGAGPLLSRPAGLAWRSTRGAVLGWLLGSVIWVALLGLMTDDFTSTIAANPNLLAALGGRADDLAPQIGLLLASVMATAAGLTVTLRIASEESRARLGLLLSGRINRWGWWLGWNGLALFVTALVLMLSAATLGICQWWATGDPAALGDDLAAGFAFLAPALAMVGFGSLLIGVAPQLGFLSWGFPIWTLVVGMLAEILQLPGWARRFSPLDWVGNLPGETADGAAVLLLATSAAVAVLTGGYALDRRDLLRG; encoded by the coding sequence ATGAGGGCCGGATCAGGGGTGTGGGCCCTGCTCAGGATGCAGTGGCGCACCACATGGCTTTGGTTGCTCCTGTCCCCCGCCCTGCTGGCGGCCCTGGTCGTCGCCATCGCTTCCGGGGTGAAGGATCTGTACGGCGAGGAGACCGAACGGATGATCTATGCGGAGACCATGGGGGCCTCCCCCGCTCAGATCACCATGAACGGTCGTGGTTACGACCTGAACGTTCTGGGTGGTATCGCCGCTTATGAGGTCGGTTTCATGGGGCAGCTGCTCCTTCCCCTGGTCGGTGTGCTGCTGGCCGTCCGTCTCACCCGCGCCCCCGAGTCCAATGGCGTGTTGGATCTGCTGACCTCCACCCGCGTCCACAGGACCGCGGTGCCGGCGGCGGCGTTCATGAGTCTGGTCATCTCGTGGGCAGTGTTCAAACTGGGGTGCTGGGCCGGTTTGGTGATGCTGGGATACCCGGCGACGGGCAGCGCCGGGTATTCGCTGGCCATGGCCGGGTTCGGCCTGGCCTGGTCCGGGGTGGGTCTGTTGACCGCCCAGGTGGCCAGCACACCGCGGGCCGCGAATGGCCTGGGCCTTCTGCTGGCCCTTGCCGGCTACCTGACCAGGATGATCGTGGACTCGCAGGACTGGCCCGGTGTCTGGATCTCCCCGATGAGCTGGGTGGTCGAGGTCCGCCCCTGGAACGACCTGCGCTGGCCACCTCTGCTCTCGCTGTCGCTGCTGGCCGCAGGAGGCGCGGCCGCCGCCATCCTGGGAACGGCCAACCGCGACCTCGGCTCCGGGCTGCTTCCCGCCCGGCTCGGCCGCCCCGGGGCGGGGCCTCTGCTTTCCCGGCCTGCCGGGCTCGCGTGGCGTTCCACACGCGGGGCGGTGCTGGGCTGGTTGCTGGGATCGGTGATCTGGGTCGCGCTTCTGGGGTTGATGACCGACGACTTCACCAGCACGATCGCGGCGAATCCCAATCTGCTCGCAGCCCTCGGCGGAAGAGCGGACGACCTGGCCCCGCAGATCGGCCTGCTGCTCGCCTCGGTCATGGCCACCGCCGCCGGGCTCACCGTGACCCTGAGGATCGCGTCGGAGGAGTCCCGGGCCCGCCTCGGATTACTGCTGTCCGGAAGGATCAACCGGTGGGGTTGGTGGCTCGGGTGGAACGGCCTGGCGTTGTTCGTCACCGCCTTGGTACTGATGCTCTCCGCCGCCACGCTCGGGATTTGTCAGTGGTGGGCGACGGGGGATCCGGCGGCGCTGGGCGACGACCTGGCCGCAGGTTTCGCATTCCTGGCTCCCGCACTCGCCATGGTGGGGTTTGGCTCCCTGCTCATCGGGGTGGCTCCGCAATTGGGTTTCCTGTCCTGGGGGTTTCCCATCTGGACATTGGTCGTCGGGATGCTCGCGGAGATTTTGCAGCTGCCCGGTTGGGCACGACGGTTCTCCCCCCTCGATTGGGTCGGGAACCTCCCGGGAGAGACGGCCGACGGCGCCGCGGTGCTGCTGCTCGCCACGAGCGCCGCGGTCGCGGTCCTGACCGGAGGGTACGCGCTCGACCGCCGTGATCTGCTGCGTGGTTGA
- a CDS encoding class I SAM-dependent methyltransferase, with protein MSTGPESLPFANRPTETAPGHWVLARAGKRVLRPGGLGLTRAMLGRCSLGDKDVVELAPGLGRTAKEILAAAPRSYMGVDSDATAAARVNEVVRPAGGSCRQGDAAKTGLDDACSDAVIGEAMLTMQSPRGKAEIVAEVVRLLRPGGIYAIHELGLAPDDIDPEIGSEISKALARSIHVNARPMTLAQWSELLTDHGLVVEWTSTAPMALLKLGRNIADEGITGVLRMAKNLITQPDLRRRVMSMRRTFTKYESSMRGVALVARKPL; from the coding sequence GTGAGCACAGGTCCTGAATCGCTTCCCTTCGCAAATCGGCCAACCGAGACGGCTCCGGGACACTGGGTGCTGGCTCGCGCGGGCAAACGCGTGCTGCGGCCCGGGGGGTTGGGGCTGACTCGCGCCATGCTCGGGCGCTGTTCCCTCGGCGACAAGGACGTGGTCGAGTTGGCCCCCGGGCTCGGGCGCACCGCGAAGGAAATCCTAGCGGCGGCCCCCCGGTCTTACATGGGAGTTGACAGCGACGCAACGGCAGCGGCGCGCGTAAACGAGGTGGTGAGGCCGGCGGGCGGTTCCTGCCGCCAGGGAGATGCCGCGAAAACCGGGCTCGACGACGCCTGCTCGGATGCAGTGATCGGCGAGGCCATGCTCACGATGCAGAGCCCGCGCGGCAAGGCGGAGATCGTCGCCGAGGTGGTCCGGCTCCTGCGGCCCGGCGGTATTTATGCGATCCACGAGCTGGGATTGGCGCCGGACGACATCGACCCGGAGATCGGCTCGGAGATCTCGAAAGCCCTCGCCAGATCCATCCACGTCAATGCCCGGCCCATGACCCTGGCTCAGTGGAGCGAGTTGCTGACCGACCACGGATTGGTCGTCGAATGGACCAGCACCGCCCCGATGGCCCTGCTGAAGCTGGGCCGCAACATCGCGGACGAGGGAATCACCGGGGTGTTGCGCATGGCGAAAAACCTGATCACCCAGCCCGACCTGCGCCGCAGGGTCATGTCGATGCGGCGGACCTTCACCAAATACGAGTCATCGATGCGCGGGGTCGCACTGGTGGCCCGCAAACCCCTCTGA
- a CDS encoding alpha/beta fold hydrolase, translating to MTFYRGAEGTELWFDEIGPADAEPVIVLAGGPARHPVYMGDLAGFGENNRLVLPHLRGVGKSPAAQEPGRATWVGQAEDIALLDQALGGGPKLVLAHSAGARVAIRYLQQNPSRVKGLVLITPAVDWLVRAVPDRLEIAARRMKEEAFRDAWRVVTGPRTYRDEPTFNQWQRAIAPAGYAHWGRRSRPTRR from the coding sequence ATGACTTTTTACCGAGGTGCTGAAGGGACCGAGCTGTGGTTCGACGAGATCGGCCCGGCCGATGCCGAGCCGGTGATCGTACTGGCCGGTGGGCCTGCCCGCCATCCCGTCTACATGGGTGATCTGGCCGGGTTCGGTGAGAACAACCGGCTGGTCCTGCCGCACCTGCGGGGAGTGGGGAAATCTCCCGCGGCGCAGGAGCCCGGGCGCGCCACCTGGGTGGGGCAGGCCGAGGACATCGCCCTGCTCGATCAGGCGCTCGGGGGTGGTCCCAAACTGGTGTTGGCGCACTCGGCAGGCGCCCGGGTCGCCATTCGGTACCTTCAGCAGAATCCCTCGCGGGTCAAGGGCCTCGTGCTGATCACCCCGGCCGTCGACTGGCTGGTTCGCGCCGTCCCCGACAGGCTGGAGATCGCGGCGCGACGCATGAAAGAAGAGGCCTTCCGCGACGCGTGGCGGGTCGTCACCGGCCCCAGGACCTACCGTGACGAACCGACGTTCAATCAGTGGCAACGGGCAATCGCCCCGGCGGGTTACGCCCACTGGGGGAGACGGAGCAGGCCCACTCGAAGGTAG